The genomic interval TTCGGGGACGCCGTAGGTGACGGCGATGTCGTTCACGCAGACCGAGCCGGTATCCATCTGCAGGGCGATCTGGAAAGCCTTTTCCCGATCCTTGGAAAACACCGTGCCGTTGAGGCCATAGGGCGAATCGTTGGTCAGGCGGATGGCTTCGGCCTCGTCGCGGACTTTCTGCAGGCAGACCAGCGGGCCGAAGTTTTCCTCGCGCATCGCCAGCATGCTGTGATCGCAATCGGCGAGCACCGTCGGCATGAAATAGAGTCCTTCGAGGTCCGGGTTGCGGCCGCCGCCGTGAAGCAGGCGCGCGCCCTTGTCGATGGCGTCCTTGACGTGTTCCTCGATGATGGTGACCTGCTTGTCCCAGAAGACCGCGCCGATGTCCTCGTCCTGGCCGTATTTCTGCCCCTGGCGCAGCGCCTTGGCTTTTTCGGTGACGCGGGCGACGAACTTGTCGTACAGCGACTCGACCACGTAGATGCGCTGGGTACCGCAGCAGTAGTGGCCGGTGTTGATGCAGGAACCATACAGCGCGGCATCGGTGGCCAGCTCGAAGTTGGCATCCGCGCAGATGATCATGGCGTCGGTACCGCCCAGTTCCAGCGAGCAGGGAATCAGGTTGCGGCCGCAGGCTTCGCCCACCTTGCGTCCGGTCGGCACGCTGCCGGTGAAGGAGACTTTCTGGATGTCGGCATCGAGCAGATCGGCGCCGGTCTGGCCATCGCCGTAGACCACGTGCAGCAGTCCTTCGGGCAGGCCGGCTTCCTTGAACACCCTGGCGACCAGTTGCGCCGATTCCGGAGTGACTTCCGAGCCTTTCAGAATGACGCCATTGCCGGCCAGCAGCGCCTGTTGGGTCGGATTCATGCTGAGGATGAACGGGCCGTTCCACGGTGTGATGACGCCGACCACCCCCAGCGGCTTGTAGGCCACGCGCAGCGTCTTAATCATGCTCATCACGCCATGCAGCTTGCGTTTTTCGGTGGCGAGGAATTTCTCGGCATTCTTGGCGTAATAGCTCATCATGTCGCAGGAAGCGAAGATTTCCATGCTCAAGGCATCGGCCGGCGGCTTGCCGGTTTCGCGGATCACCACTTCCATGATCTCGTCCTGGCGCTTCAACACGATGTCGCGCGCCTTCAGGATCACCTTGGCGCGCTGGGCCGGCGTTTTCTTCGCCCATTCTTTTTGTGCCGCATGGGCCGCGGCCACCGCAGCATCGATGTCTTCCTTGGAGGCGCATTCAATTTCGCCCAGAACCTCATAAGTCACCGGACTTTTCAGACGCAGCTTGCGGCGCTGACCGGGGGCTGTTTCCACGCGTTCGAATATGGCCATGCTCTCGCTCCTCCAAGGGATATTTGTATGAATTTACAAAGCTGAAAATTCTAACTCAGGTCGGGTCGGCGGCTGCGGGGAATTCCCTGAAGCGGGGAATCCCCTGTTTTTCCTATAGCCCATGGAAGATCACCGCTTCGTCCAGCGGCGCGCGCTCGGTGCGCAGGCTGTTTACCGGATGCGCCGGATCGGCATGACCGACGGCCATGCCGCAGAAAGGCATCAGCGTATCCGGCAGGCGCAGGAACTCGGCCACCGTCTTGTGCCACAGCGTCCAGAACTCCTGCGCGCAGGTGGCCAGCCCGGCTTCGGTGCACAACAGCATGAAGGTCTGCAGATAGAGCCCCAGATCCACCCATTGGGTCGCGCCC from Sterolibacterium denitrificans carries:
- a CDS encoding aldehyde dehydrogenase family protein — encoded protein: MAIFERVETAPGQRRKLRLKSPVTYEVLGEIECASKEDIDAAVAAAHAAQKEWAKKTPAQRAKVILKARDIVLKRQDEIMEVVIRETGKPPADALSMEIFASCDMMSYYAKNAEKFLATEKRKLHGVMSMIKTLRVAYKPLGVVGVITPWNGPFILSMNPTQQALLAGNGVILKGSEVTPESAQLVARVFKEAGLPEGLLHVVYGDGQTGADLLDADIQKVSFTGSVPTGRKVGEACGRNLIPCSLELGGTDAMIICADANFELATDAALYGSCINTGHYCCGTQRIYVVESLYDKFVARVTEKAKALRQGQKYGQDEDIGAVFWDKQVTIIEEHVKDAIDKGARLLHGGGRNPDLEGLYFMPTVLADCDHSMLAMREENFGPLVCLQKVRDEAEAIRLTNDSPYGLNGTVFSKDREKAFQIALQMDTGSVCVNDIAVTYGVPEAPFGGRKASGVGQVNGVDGLRKYSHAFPVILNRFNMPKLPASYPYSAKAIGDTKKLMKFIWKPGK